A region from the Candidatus Electrothrix scaldis genome encodes:
- a CDS encoding caspase family protein: MMRIPPSLFALFLLLAAAAACAGEPPTAPMLRLETGFHTAMLNRIATDAQGRWLATASDDKTLRLWDIQDAKHPGLLRTFRLPSGPGDEGKLYSVAMDPAGDWLATSGWNKLGYDGYGNHNIFILDRATGQLRQRIEGLGNVINHLCVSPDGRWLAAVLGGGEGLRVYDTEQGFRQVFADRDYGSRSYGCAFSPDSRSLVTTCYDGKIRRYSLQGSSFRKDRQIKAQGGKQPSAVAFHPSSDQIAVGFDDSTVVEVVDANKLTRLYAADTSGIDNGNLGAVAWSTDGRFLFAGGTYDDGTGNSPVLRWADKGQGQRTSWQATDSTVMDLKPLPDGSLLVGTGGPALLGYDRQGSKLFALRPTIPDMRGKRGDSFQVSRDGRQVSFGLKLWGKEPVCFDLNQRQLRKGQCQGSLTAPRTATEGLKIENWNGKDNPTLNGEALALKEGEMSRSLAIAPDKQHFLLGASFLLHCFDRQGREIWQQPVPGEAFGVNISGDGKLAVAAFGDGTIRWYRLTDGEPLLALFVTRDASNWVAWTPSGWYASSPGGDSLIGWQVNNGKDRLADFFPASQFRHRFYRPDVVAAVLETLDEGRAVALADAVSGRAYRQVSGPVSSFLPPVIELLSPTNGSGFSSPTLNLRYRVSTQSSPVVAVQVRLDGGLNQRSKVQQRNKPEKEESVFHQRSEVRRRNATEWEGSVDVTLPARDTRLSLIAENADGAMSEPAVINLLWQGNKDAGRPVLYLLAVGVDDYDAPEINFVVDKKGKRTDRKYLNYAAADAQAFAKLMMQQAGPGKLYREIRHRVRTNAQADRTTVLEGLEWIERETTANDVAMVFLAGHGKLDTKEDYYFLPRDFKPWGYRSSAVSYYDINSAVSNIKGKALFLIDTCYSGRAAGMRSPADMHGNGEVDMTGIINDLSAAENGVIVLSATSGHQQAEERDEWKHGVFTQALLEALRGNANYNTDRALTVSEIRTYISQRVKTLTNSRQTPAVVIPKNVSDFPVFALP; this comes from the coding sequence ATGATGAGAATACCCCCGTCCCTGTTTGCCCTTTTCCTCCTGCTTGCCGCTGCCGCAGCCTGTGCCGGTGAACCACCCACCGCGCCCATGCTGCGCCTGGAAACCGGCTTCCACACTGCCATGCTTAACCGGATTGCCACGGATGCTCAAGGCCGTTGGCTGGCTACAGCCTCGGATGACAAGACTCTGCGCCTCTGGGATATTCAGGATGCCAAGCACCCCGGCCTGCTGCGCACCTTCCGCCTGCCCAGCGGGCCGGGTGATGAGGGCAAGCTCTATAGCGTGGCTATGGACCCGGCAGGGGACTGGCTGGCAACGAGTGGATGGAACAAACTCGGATATGACGGCTACGGGAATCACAACATCTTTATCCTTGACCGGGCCACCGGCCAGCTAAGGCAGCGCATTGAGGGGCTGGGTAATGTGATCAACCATCTCTGCGTGTCCCCGGACGGTCGCTGGCTGGCAGCGGTGTTGGGTGGCGGCGAGGGGCTACGGGTCTACGATACCGAGCAGGGCTTCCGCCAGGTTTTTGCTGACCGCGACTACGGCAGCAGAAGCTACGGCTGCGCCTTTAGCCCGGACAGCCGCAGCCTGGTCACCACCTGCTATGACGGCAAGATTCGTCGTTATAGCTTGCAGGGAAGCAGCTTCCGCAAAGACCGGCAGATAAAAGCTCAAGGCGGCAAGCAGCCCTCTGCGGTTGCCTTCCATCCATCCAGCGATCAGATTGCGGTCGGCTTTGATGACAGCACCGTAGTAGAAGTTGTGGATGCAAACAAGCTGACCCGGCTCTACGCCGCCGACACCAGCGGCATTGATAATGGCAACCTTGGTGCGGTGGCTTGGTCAACGGACGGAAGGTTTCTCTTTGCCGGGGGAACCTATGATGACGGCACCGGTAATAGTCCTGTCCTGCGCTGGGCAGACAAGGGCCAAGGTCAGCGCACAAGCTGGCAGGCAACGGATTCGACAGTGATGGACTTGAAACCATTGCCGGACGGCAGCCTGCTGGTGGGCACCGGCGGTCCGGCCCTGCTCGGCTATGACAGGCAGGGCAGCAAGCTCTTTGCCCTGCGGCCCACGATCCCGGATATGCGGGGCAAGCGGGGTGACAGCTTCCAGGTCAGTAGGGACGGCAGGCAGGTCAGCTTTGGTTTGAAGCTATGGGGCAAGGAACCGGTCTGCTTTGATCTGAATCAACGGCAGTTGCGTAAAGGACAATGCCAGGGCAGTCTGACTGCTCCGCGCACTGCGACGGAGGGCCTCAAGATAGAGAACTGGAACGGTAAGGACAATCCGACCCTCAACGGTGAAGCACTGGCCTTGAAGGAGGGCGAGATGTCCCGTAGTCTGGCCATTGCCCCGGACAAGCAGCACTTCCTTCTGGGCGCATCCTTCTTACTGCACTGCTTTGACCGCCAGGGCAGGGAAATCTGGCAGCAGCCCGTGCCGGGTGAAGCCTTTGGCGTGAATATCAGCGGAGACGGCAAGCTGGCCGTGGCCGCCTTTGGGGACGGTACCATCCGCTGGTACCGCCTCACGGACGGTGAACCCTTACTGGCCCTGTTTGTCACCAGGGACGCAAGCAATTGGGTAGCCTGGACACCAAGCGGCTGGTATGCCAGCAGCCCAGGTGGGGACAGCCTGATTGGTTGGCAGGTCAATAACGGCAAAGACCGGCTGGCCGACTTCTTCCCGGCCAGTCAGTTCCGCCATCGGTTCTACCGCCCGGATGTGGTGGCTGCCGTGCTGGAGACCCTGGACGAAGGCAGGGCCGTGGCCCTGGCGGATGCAGTTTCAGGCCGAGCCTACAGGCAGGTTTCCGGCCCGGTCAGTTCCTTTCTGCCTCCTGTCATAGAGCTGCTTTCCCCCACAAACGGCAGCGGTTTCAGCAGCCCCACCTTGAACCTACGCTACCGGGTGAGCACCCAGAGCTCGCCCGTGGTTGCTGTGCAGGTGCGACTGGACGGCGGACTCAATCAGCGTTCCAAGGTACAACAGCGCAACAAGCCGGAAAAAGAGGAAAGCGTATTCCACCAGCGTTCCGAGGTGCGGCGGCGTAACGCGACGGAGTGGGAAGGGAGTGTGGATGTGACCCTGCCTGCCAGGGATACGCGCCTTAGTCTGATTGCCGAGAATGCAGATGGAGCCATGTCAGAACCTGCTGTCATTAACCTGCTTTGGCAGGGCAACAAGGATGCGGGCAGGCCGGTCCTCTACCTACTGGCTGTGGGCGTGGACGACTATGATGCGCCGGAAATCAACTTTGTGGTGGATAAAAAAGGCAAGAGGACGGACAGGAAGTACCTCAACTATGCTGCTGCCGATGCACAGGCCTTTGCCAAGCTGATGATGCAGCAGGCTGGACCGGGCAAACTCTACCGCGAGATCAGGCACCGTGTGCGTACCAATGCACAGGCAGACCGCACAACAGTGCTGGAAGGGCTGGAGTGGATTGAACGGGAGACCACAGCCAATGACGTGGCGATGGTCTTTCTCGCCGGGCATGGCAAGCTGGACACCAAGGAAGACTACTATTTCCTGCCCAGAGACTTCAAGCCTTGGGGTTACCGCAGCAGCGCGGTGTCCTACTATGACATCAACAGTGCTGTGTCCAATATTAAGGGCAAGGCCCTGTTCCTGATTGATACCTGCTATTCCGGCCGGGCAGCAGGGATGCGCAGCCCTGCCGATATGCACGGCAACGGGGAGGTGGATATGACCGGAATCATCAATGACCTGAGCGCGGCAGAGAACGGGGTGATTGTCCTCTCCGCGACCTCCGGCCATCAGCAAGCAGAGGAGCGGGACGAGTGGAAGCACGGCGTCTTTACCCAGGCTCTGCTGGAAGCCCTGCGCGGCAATGCCAACTATAATACAGACAGGGCACTCACTGTATCCGAGATCAGAACCTATATCTCCCAGCGAGTAAAGACCCTGACCAACAGCCGCCAGACCCCAGCCGTGGTCATCCCTAAGAACGTGTCAGACTTCCCGGTCTTTGCTCTACCGTGA
- a CDS encoding ABC transporter permease: protein MMFLKMILLALRDIRRNVMRSVLTVLGIIIGVAAVITLVTLGNGSTAQVTNQIAAMGTNVLMIVPGQHRGPSSSAAPSFTLRDVEAIRREIPSLNGVAPVTSASATAVVGNKNWSTSITGSSNDFFTVRNWTISNGRIFEDTEQHAGRAVCVIGQTVYSNLFTAGDDPIGRSIRVGKVSCRVVGQLQSKGQSTMGRDQDDLIIMPLPAVQRRFTGNRDVSSIQLSVMDGVSTEKIADDLRSLLRKRRHLSENEEDNFSIRDTKELAAMLTGTTKTMTTLLSAVAAVSLLVGGIGIMNIMLVSVTERTREIGIRLAIGAFEHEVLLQFLIESVVLSSFGGIFGIILALSMSFGLTHMMNIPFIPDLKIIGIAFLFSAAVGVVFGYFPALKAARLDPIDALRHE from the coding sequence ATGATGTTCCTGAAAATGATCCTGCTGGCCCTGCGCGATATCCGGCGCAATGTCATGCGCTCCGTCCTGACCGTGCTCGGTATTATCATCGGTGTGGCCGCCGTCATCACCCTGGTAACCCTCGGAAATGGCAGTACCGCCCAGGTCACGAACCAGATTGCGGCAATGGGAACCAATGTCCTGATGATTGTTCCGGGCCAGCATCGGGGCCCTAGCAGTTCCGCAGCCCCCAGCTTCACCCTCCGCGATGTGGAGGCCATCCGCCGGGAGATCCCCAGCCTGAACGGAGTCGCCCCGGTGACCTCAGCCAGTGCAACGGCTGTGGTGGGCAATAAAAACTGGTCCACCAGCATAACCGGCAGTTCCAATGATTTCTTTACCGTGCGCAACTGGACCATCTCCAATGGCAGGATCTTTGAAGATACAGAGCAGCATGCTGGCCGGGCCGTCTGTGTGATTGGCCAGACCGTATATAGCAACCTCTTTACGGCCGGTGATGACCCCATTGGTCGTAGTATCCGGGTGGGCAAGGTCTCCTGCCGGGTGGTTGGTCAACTCCAGAGTAAGGGACAGTCTACGATGGGACGGGATCAGGACGACCTGATCATCATGCCCCTGCCCGCAGTGCAGCGCAGGTTCACCGGCAACCGGGATGTCTCCTCAATCCAGCTTTCGGTGATGGACGGGGTGTCAACGGAAAAGATTGCCGACGACCTGCGTTCCTTGCTGCGCAAACGCCGCCATCTGTCGGAAAATGAAGAGGATAATTTCAGCATCAGGGACACCAAGGAGCTGGCTGCCATGCTTACTGGCACCACCAAGACCATGACCACCCTGCTCAGTGCAGTGGCTGCGGTCAGCCTGTTGGTGGGTGGGATCGGCATCATGAATATCATGCTGGTCTCGGTCACCGAGCGCACCAGGGAGATCGGTATCCGCCTGGCCATTGGTGCCTTTGAACACGAAGTCCTGCTCCAGTTCCTGATTGAATCAGTGGTTCTCTCTTCCTTTGGCGGGATCTTCGGCATTATCCTGGCCCTGAGCATGTCTTTCGGTCTCACCCATATGATGAACATCCCTTTTATCCCGGATCTGAAGATTATCGGCATCGCCTTTCTCTTCTCGGCGGCGGTTGGTGTGGTGTTCGGGTATTTTCCAGCTTTGAAGGCGGCGCGACTTGATCCTATTGATGCGTTAAGGCATGAGTAA
- a CDS encoding DUF4405 domain-containing protein — MKMTRDWITPITTGAFLLTAVTGVLLFFHAATGLNKEVHEWISWIFLIGAVLHLALNFGPFKKYLTQRKGQVLMGTFVLLLALSFIPFEEEHHHAPPFVPPIKALARTPLSTLAQVAGTSPDQLRDRLSRKGIAVASYDQSLSELIGNDFRDQVHILEELLEEEH, encoded by the coding sequence ATGAAGATGACACGAGACTGGATCACCCCTATCACCACAGGAGCCTTTTTGTTGACCGCCGTGACCGGCGTTCTCCTTTTTTTTCATGCAGCAACAGGCCTAAACAAGGAAGTTCATGAATGGATCAGCTGGATTTTTCTGATCGGAGCTGTACTCCACCTTGCCCTGAACTTCGGCCCCTTTAAAAAATACCTTACACAACGCAAAGGCCAGGTGCTCATGGGGACCTTTGTCCTTCTTCTGGCCCTGAGTTTTATTCCGTTTGAAGAAGAACATCACCACGCCCCTCCTTTTGTCCCGCCGATCAAGGCTCTGGCCCGGACACCCTTGTCCACTCTGGCGCAGGTTGCCGGAACCAGTCCGGACCAACTCCGTGACCGCCTGAGCCGGAAGGGCATTGCTGTTGCTTCCTATGACCAGAGTCTCAGTGAGCTGATTGGCAATGATTTCCGGGACCAGGTTCATATACTAGAGGAGCTTCTCGAAGAAGAGCATTAA
- a CDS encoding efflux transporter outer membrane subunit yields MQHTALPGKHYFRTSLSTPSAAVFSCKNHPPYSRQVAVGVEFLINTNNLGSAAMIIHTIQRENRRLAPLLCCGLMLQLLTACAVVGPEYQKPDLHLAAQWNSPLLKGLQAEQANPQQMAAWWELLEDEQLSSLIERAVQGNLDMRTAAERVEQARLQRDIQTTGKLPSVDAGGAASWRRNGNDGSSESYSSSLDAGWEADLFGSVQRSIEAADADWQASQEERRDVLVSLVAEVALNYVEVRSTQVQLANVRKSLAMQRETRQLVQWQYEAGLDDDLAIHQAQYNLESSEAQIPALETSLAEAMNRLAVLLGQSPGSLHTELKEARAIPAIPATVAIGVPAEVIRRRPDIRKAENQLIAQTARIGVATAELYPKLRLSGVIGINGSSVARFAENIFSPAFWVQQAGLSASWNIFDAGAIRKNIQVRSSQQKEALIAYEAAVLRAMEEVENTLIAYVNEQGRRDSLERAVKEAEQATELAEKKYKAGLIDFSTVLETQRTLLSFDKQLTGSEATMAANLIRLYKALGGGWPCCPEDTANATSSEEIDQ; encoded by the coding sequence ATGCAGCATACAGCCCTCCCTGGAAAACATTACTTTCGAACATCGCTTTCCACCCCTTCTGCTGCCGTCTTCTCCTGTAAAAACCACCCTCCTTATAGTAGGCAGGTGGCAGTTGGGGTGGAATTTTTAATAAACACGAACAACCTTGGCTCGGCAGCTATGATAATCCATACCATCCAGAGAGAAAACCGCCGCCTCGCCCCTCTGCTCTGTTGCGGCCTGATGCTCCAGCTCCTCACAGCCTGTGCAGTGGTGGGACCGGAGTATCAAAAGCCCGACTTGCACCTGGCAGCGCAATGGAACTCCCCACTTCTCAAAGGATTACAGGCAGAGCAGGCTAATCCGCAACAGATGGCGGCATGGTGGGAGTTGCTGGAAGACGAGCAGCTTTCCTCCCTTATTGAGCGGGCTGTCCAAGGCAATCTTGACATGAGGACCGCCGCAGAACGGGTGGAGCAGGCTCGCCTCCAGCGGGATATTCAAACAACAGGCAAGCTGCCTTCTGTCGATGCTGGAGGGGCCGCATCCTGGCGCCGCAATGGCAATGATGGTTCCAGCGAGAGCTACAGCAGCAGCCTGGATGCAGGCTGGGAGGCAGACCTCTTTGGTAGTGTGCAACGCTCCATCGAGGCTGCCGATGCTGATTGGCAGGCAAGCCAAGAAGAGCGGCGGGACGTACTGGTTTCCCTGGTAGCAGAGGTTGCCCTGAATTATGTTGAAGTCCGCAGCACCCAGGTGCAGCTGGCCAATGTGCGCAAAAGCCTTGCCATGCAGCGCGAGACCCGCCAGCTGGTCCAATGGCAGTATGAAGCAGGCCTGGATGATGATCTGGCCATTCACCAGGCCCAGTATAACCTGGAAAGCTCAGAGGCCCAGATCCCGGCCCTGGAGACCTCCCTTGCAGAAGCTATGAATCGGCTGGCAGTGCTGCTCGGCCAATCCCCGGGGAGCCTCCATACAGAGCTCAAGGAAGCACGGGCCATTCCTGCCATCCCGGCCACAGTGGCTATTGGCGTACCCGCAGAGGTAATCCGCCGCCGCCCGGACATCCGTAAGGCAGAGAATCAACTCATTGCCCAGACTGCCCGGATCGGTGTGGCCACAGCAGAACTCTACCCGAAACTCCGCCTCAGCGGTGTTATCGGTATCAACGGCAGCTCTGTTGCCCGCTTTGCCGAGAACATCTTCAGTCCTGCTTTCTGGGTGCAACAGGCAGGGCTCAGCGCCTCCTGGAATATCTTTGATGCCGGGGCGATCCGTAAGAATATCCAGGTCAGAAGCTCACAACAGAAAGAGGCCCTGATCGCCTACGAGGCTGCTGTCCTGAGGGCAATGGAAGAGGTTGAAAATACCCTGATAGCCTATGTCAATGAACAGGGCAGACGGGATTCCCTGGAAAGAGCGGTTAAAGAGGCGGAGCAGGCAACTGAACTGGCGGAGAAGAAATACAAGGCAGGCCTGATTGACTTCAGCACAGTCCTGGAAACCCAGCGGACCCTGCTTTCCTTTGACAAGCAATTAACAGGCAGTGAAGCGACAATGGCTGCAAATCTTATCCGCCTCTATAAGGCCTTGGGCGGAGGCTGGCCCTGCTGCCCGGAAGACACAGCAAATGCAACATCCTCTGAGGAAATTGATCAATGA
- a CDS encoding ABC transporter ATP-binding protein, with protein sequence MSKDTQERSALISLRDITKAYGIGQARTYALHGVDLDIERGDFVSIMGPSGSGKSTCMNILGCLDTPTSGHYRFDGVEVSDLTRKQRAMLRRFYLGFVFQGFNLLNRTSALENVELPLMYRGTPGRKRREMAREALRVVGLEGREAHTPGELSGGQQQRVAIARAIVTNPSVLFADEPTGNLDTSRSHEIMELLVGLNQEKGITIVMVTHEPEMAEYTKRIVRFVDGQVATEPSEEEV encoded by the coding sequence ATGAGCAAGGATACCCAAGAGCGCAGCGCGCTTATCAGCCTGCGAGACATCACCAAGGCCTATGGCATCGGGCAGGCCCGAACCTATGCCCTGCACGGCGTGGACCTGGATATCGAGCGCGGTGACTTTGTCTCTATCATGGGACCCAGTGGCTCTGGTAAGTCCACCTGCATGAATATCCTGGGCTGCCTGGACACCCCGACCTCGGGTCACTACCGTTTTGATGGGGTAGAGGTCAGCGACCTGACCCGTAAACAACGAGCCATGCTCCGTCGCTTCTATCTGGGCTTTGTCTTTCAGGGCTTTAACCTCCTGAACCGGACCTCTGCCCTGGAAAATGTAGAACTGCCCCTGATGTACCGGGGTACTCCGGGCCGGAAAAGGCGAGAGATGGCCCGCGAAGCCCTGCGGGTTGTGGGCCTGGAAGGCAGGGAGGCCCATACTCCGGGCGAGCTTTCCGGTGGTCAGCAGCAGCGAGTCGCCATTGCCCGGGCCATTGTCACTAATCCCTCGGTCCTTTTTGCCGACGAACCCACAGGTAACCTGGACACCTCACGCAGCCACGAAATCATGGAGCTCTTGGTCGGGCTGAACCAGGAAAAAGGCATCACCATTGTTATGGTTACCCATGAACCGGAAATGGCGGAATATACCAAACGCATTGTCCGCTTTGTTGATGGACAGGTGGCCACAGAGCCTTCTGAGGAGGAAGTATGA
- a CDS encoding efflux RND transporter periplasmic adaptor subunit has translation MKTKDIQQPDLAATLHASRKKGGTCRLCLLAFLICCVAGAVFSFRQQGSEGPPQQMAFKTEAVTIEDLIVTVTATGTLEPTNQVDVGSELSGKVEAIMVDFNDQVTEGQLLARLDVSKLKAQVKQTEASLQAAKAKVLQTKATIDETRSKLRQLQKVRKLSGGKMPSKTDMDAAQAAYARAQADLASAEAGVAQVQASLHITQTDLAKAEIISPVNGVVLSRNIEKGQTVAASFEAPVLFELAEDLSKMELHVGVDEADIGQVREGQEAMFTVDAYPEQKFSAEISQVRLAPTTTDGVVTYETVLVVDNTELVLRPGMTATAEIVVQKVEKALTVANAALRFKPPSMEQQRSKPSLLSAILPRRPRRGRKQQPPLPKGDRQHVWIESKQGPPRQVAIKTGFTDGIRTAVLEGEIREGEQVITAAMSNRE, from the coding sequence ATGAAAACAAAAGATATTCAACAGCCGGATCTTGCTGCAACCCTGCACGCATCACGTAAAAAGGGAGGAACCTGCCGCTTATGCCTGCTCGCCTTCCTGATTTGCTGCGTTGCCGGGGCCGTGTTCTCTTTCCGCCAGCAAGGGTCTGAAGGACCACCGCAACAGATGGCCTTTAAAACCGAAGCAGTTACCATTGAGGATCTGATAGTCACAGTCACCGCCACCGGCACCCTGGAGCCCACTAATCAGGTGGATGTGGGCAGTGAGCTGTCCGGCAAGGTTGAGGCGATCATGGTGGACTTTAACGATCAAGTCACAGAGGGGCAGCTCCTGGCCCGCCTGGATGTGTCCAAACTCAAGGCCCAGGTCAAGCAGACCGAAGCCTCGTTACAGGCGGCCAAGGCAAAGGTCCTCCAGACCAAGGCCACTATTGACGAAACCCGAAGCAAGCTGCGCCAGCTGCAAAAGGTGCGGAAACTCAGTGGCGGTAAGATGCCCTCAAAAACAGATATGGATGCAGCCCAGGCCGCCTATGCCCGTGCCCAGGCCGATCTGGCCAGCGCCGAGGCCGGGGTTGCCCAGGTGCAGGCCAGCCTGCATATCACCCAGACAGACTTGGCCAAGGCTGAGATTATCTCGCCGGTCAACGGGGTTGTGCTGTCCAGAAACATCGAAAAAGGCCAGACCGTAGCTGCCTCCTTTGAGGCCCCGGTCCTCTTTGAGCTGGCTGAGGACCTGAGCAAGATGGAACTGCATGTGGGTGTGGATGAGGCCGATATCGGACAGGTCCGGGAAGGACAGGAGGCCATGTTTACTGTTGATGCTTATCCTGAGCAGAAGTTCTCCGCCGAGATCAGTCAGGTCCGTCTTGCCCCAACCACCACGGACGGCGTGGTGACCTATGAAACCGTGCTCGTTGTTGATAATACAGAGCTGGTCCTGCGCCCCGGCATGACCGCCACCGCAGAGATCGTAGTGCAGAAGGTGGAAAAGGCCCTGACCGTCGCCAATGCAGCCCTGCGATTCAAGCCTCCCTCAATGGAACAACAACGGAGCAAGCCCTCTCTCCTTTCCGCCATTCTCCCGCGACGACCAAGAAGAGGACGAAAGCAGCAGCCCCCCCTGCCCAAGGGTGATCGTCAGCATGTCTGGATAGAGAGCAAGCAGGGACCGCCCCGGCAGGTCGCCATCAAGACCGGCTTTACTGACGGCATTCGCACAGCTGTCCTTGAAGGGGAGATCCGGGAAGGCGAACAGGTGATCACCGCAGCCATGAGTAACCGTGAGTAA
- a CDS encoding Spy/CpxP family protein refolding chaperone, with the protein MKTRLNKKIATAVLAGLLTVSLLPMSSYACRKGGGGQGAGSGCAMKGGQKWKKGGSLGIWRNAQLVETLGLSDEQVHKLKEADFTAREKKQTLRAEINSLHLKMDHAFSADKVDEDAVRKLSKKIAATKGQMIEQRVENRLTLQKILTPEQLTKLNSQRGQGREFGMGNGMGNGGNPPCKMNGQGGGGKGMQKGQGRM; encoded by the coding sequence ATGAAAACACGTTTGAATAAAAAAATTGCTACCGCAGTCTTGGCTGGCCTGCTCACTGTTTCCCTTCTTCCTATGTCAAGCTATGCCTGTCGGAAAGGCGGGGGAGGCCAAGGGGCTGGTAGCGGTTGTGCCATGAAAGGCGGACAAAAATGGAAAAAAGGTGGTTCCCTGGGCATCTGGAGAAACGCACAGCTTGTAGAGACCTTGGGCCTGAGCGACGAGCAGGTACATAAGTTGAAAGAGGCTGATTTCACAGCCCGGGAAAAAAAACAGACCCTACGGGCAGAAATAAACAGCCTGCACCTGAAAATGGATCATGCCTTTTCTGCTGACAAGGTAGATGAAGATGCAGTCCGTAAATTATCGAAAAAAATTGCCGCAACTAAAGGCCAGATGATTGAACAACGCGTTGAAAACCGCCTGACCCTCCAAAAAATACTCACCCCGGAGCAGCTGACCAAGCTGAACAGCCAGCGTGGCCAAGGCCGAGAATTCGGCATGGGCAATGGTATGGGAAACGGCGGCAACCCTCCCTGCAAGATGAACGGCCAGGGCGGCGGAGGCAAGGGTATGCAAAAAGGCCAGGGAAGAATGTAA